One Camelina sativa cultivar DH55 chromosome 3, Cs, whole genome shotgun sequence genomic window carries:
- the LOC104776964 gene encoding uncharacterized protein LOC104776964 encodes METLKKNPSVRRKNKLARTFQKVCNLRTTSTKVSSTNNGIGICMLKKSHNPNFNVDEDDDDDDDDGGGGDSVFDLKSTSSSTRSGELKIRERRRAVFEAVVAKIFASTTTIKAAYAELQMAQRPYDNDAIQAADTAVVEELRALSELKRSFLRKELNLSLQVAIMLAEIQEQQSLMRTYEITIKKLEFEATEKQLKIDELKTSLEETSAVNKSLEKKLTTSGSVSISVFDSIRISNPSLSQFVQVLGFTLRSVRSFVKLIVKEMESASWDLDAAASAAVSIRVKNASTVFARPSHRCFAFESFVCGKMLEGFESPNDNFEFENLRSVDPVRYLTRNPGSSFAKFVVHKYLSVVHAKMECSFFGNLNQRKLVNSGGFPDSGFFATFYEMARRIWLLHCVAFSISENVTVFQLKRGCRFSQVYMESVKSGDESLFSGDNSDIRVGFTVVPGFKIGENVIQSQVYLSPGNGFPPPSS; translated from the coding sequence ATGGAGACattgaagaagaatccatcagtgagaagaaaaaacaagttagcGAGAACATTCCAGAAGGTATGCAACCTAAGAACAACCTCGACGAAGGTCTCCTCCACCAACAACGGAATCGGAATCTGTATGTTGAAGAAATCACATAATCCAAACTTCAACGtcgacgaagacgacgacgacgacgacgacgacggaggaggaggagactctGTTTTCGATTTAAAAAGCACTTCGAGCAGCACCAGAAGCGGAGAGCTCAAAATCCGAGAGCGTCGTCGAGCTGTGTTCGAAGCCGTCGTCGCGAAGATCTTCGCTAGCACGACTACGATCAAAGCCGCTTACGCCGAGCTTCAGATGGCGCAGCGTCCGTACGACAACGACGCTATACAAGCGGCGGATACCGCGGTGGTCGAGGAGCTGAGAGCTTTGTCGGAGCTTAAACGGAGTTTTCTAAGGAAGGAGCTGAACCTGTCTCTGCAAGTCGCGATTATGTTGGCTGAGATCCAGGAGCAGCAGAGCTTGATGAGGACTTACGAAATCACGATTAAGAAACTCGAGTTCGAAGCTACGGAGAAGCAACTGAAGATCGATGAGTTGAAGACGAGTCTCGAAGAGACCTCCGCGGTTAACAAATCGTTGGAGAAGAAACTCACCACGAGCGGATCGGTTTCGATCTCTGTGTTTGATAGTATTCGAATTTCGAATCCGAGTTTGAGTCAGTTCGTTCAGGTTTTAGGTTTCACGTTGAGATCCGTTAGAAGCTTCGTGAAATTGATTGTGAAGGAGATGGAATCAGCGAGCTGGGATCTCGACGCAGCCGCTTCCGCCGCCGTTTCGATTCGCGTTAAAAACGCTTCAACCGTTTTCGCCAGGCCCAGCCACCGCTGTTTCGCGTTTGAATCGTTCGTCTGTGGGAAAATGCTGGAAGGTTTCGAATCTCCAAATGATAATTTCGAATTCGAAAACTTGAGATCCGTTGACCCGGTTCGGTACTTGACCCGGAACCCGGGTTCGTCTTTTGCGAAGTTCGTGGTTCACAAGTACTTGAGCGTCGTACACGCGAAGATGGAGTGTTCCTTCTTCGGGaacttgaaccagaggaagctgGTTAACTCGGGTGGGTTTCCGGATTCGGGTTTCTTCGCGACGTTTTACGAAATGGCTAGACGGATCTGGCTTCTACACTGCGTGGCGTTTTCTATAAGCGAGAACGTCACGGTGTTTCAGCTCAAAAGAGGTTGTAGATTCTCTCAAGTGTATATGGAGAGTGTGAAATCAGGCGACGAGTCACTCTTCTCCGGTGATAATTCGGATATCCGAGTCGGGTTTACGGTCGTTCCCGGGTTTAAAATAGGCGAGAACGTTATACAAAGCCAGGTTTACTTGTCACCGGGTAACGGTTTTCCTCCGCCTTCTTCATGA
- the LOC104776963 gene encoding uncharacterized protein LOC104776963, producing MAVRLIPSIWLFIVIAVIVSALPSPVSPRKLLEIKKQENLTVREEDKSHVPHVTKTSTLTALPKGKIPNSSTPSKRGHAEVYSGKLRSRHLSTVDRFLQSVPSPGVGH from the coding sequence ATGGCCGTTCGTCTAATTCCATCCATCTGGCTCTTCATAGTCATCGCCGTCATCGTCTCAGCCTTGCCTTCGCCGGTCTCTCCAAGAAAGCTGTTGGagataaagaaacaagaaaacttgACGGTGAGAGAGGAAGATAAGAGTCACGTGCCTCACGTAACCAAGACTAGTACCTTGACTGCCCTGCCAAAGGGCAAAATCCCAAACTCCTCGACGCCGAGCAAAAGGGGTCACGCCGAAGTCTACTCCGGAAAACTCCGATCTCGACATCTCTCCACCGTTGATCGGTTTCTCCAATCCGTTCCTAGCCCCGGCGTTGGTCATTGA